In Musa acuminata AAA Group cultivar baxijiao chromosome BXJ2-8, Cavendish_Baxijiao_AAA, whole genome shotgun sequence, one genomic interval encodes:
- the LOC103978284 gene encoding uncharacterized protein LOC103978284, translating into METVQQEVEYSWREVVLPALIPVVQEPVELDRETGERRRGRDIVVAVDHGPNSRHALHWALVHLCRLADTLHFVHAVSSVQNEVVYEASQQLMETLAVEAFQIAMVRSQARIVEGDAGMVICREAERLKPAAVVMGTRGRNLMQSVLRGSVGEYCFHHCKAAPVIIVPGKEAGDRSVL; encoded by the exons ATGGAGACGGTGCAGCAGGAGGTGGAGTATAGCTGGAGGGAGGTGGTGTTGCCGGCGCTGATTCCGGTGGTGCAGGAGCCGGTGGAGCTGGACCGGGAGACCGGGGAGCGGCGGCGCGGCCGAGACATCGTGGTGGCGGTGGACCACGGCCCCAACAGCCGCCACGCCCTCCACTGGGCCCTCGTCCACCTCTGCCGCCTCGCCGACACCCTCCACTTCGTCCATGCAGTTTCCA GCGTACAGAATGAGGTGGTGTACGAGGCTAGCCAGCAGCTAATGGAGACGCTCGCCGTCGAGGCCTTCCAGATCGCCATG GTGAGATCGCAGGCTCGCATCGTGGAAGGTGATGCCGGGATGGTGATATGTCGGGAGGCGGAGAGATTAAAACCGGCGGCCGTCGTCATGGGAACCCGTGGCCGGAATCTTATGCAAAG TGTACTGCGGGGTAGCGTCGGCGAGTACTGTTTCCACCATTGTAAAGCAGCACCAGTTATCATCGTCCCAGGGAAAG AAGCTGGCGATCGGTCTGTGCTTTGA